A stretch of the Janthinobacterium sp. B9-8 genome encodes the following:
- the malE gene encoding maltose/maltodextrin ABC transporter substrate-binding protein MalE: protein MNTTRRQFGKFAVSSIAAAVAFSFAGPAFAADKLVIWVNGDKGYKGIEQVGAAFTKATGVEVVVEHPEDAPSKFQQAAAAGKGPDIWIWPHDRLGEWMTAGLLSPITPSKKVQGEIDPLAWKAFTVNGKQWGYPIAIEALALIYNKDLVPVPPKSFDDVMALDKKLAAQGKKAILWDYGEPYFSWPLLAAGGAYAFKPKADGTYDAKDVGVNNAGAIAGLETINKMIKTGVMPKSATYADMEAGVNQGKIAMMINGPWAWDNLKKSKINWGVAPIPTINGKPGAPFVGVLGAMLNRSSKNKELAVEFLENHMLTVQGLKTVNADVPLGVPANKVFFNELKSDPAIKASMESAKAGQPMPNIPEMGRFWASLKSALQNVTQGRQTPKQGLDAAAARIGSK from the coding sequence ATGAATACAACACGCCGCCAGTTTGGCAAGTTTGCAGTTTCTTCTATCGCAGCAGCAGTTGCGTTTTCTTTTGCCGGGCCTGCCTTTGCTGCAGATAAGCTGGTGATTTGGGTGAATGGCGACAAGGGTTATAAGGGTATCGAGCAGGTGGGCGCGGCTTTTACTAAGGCCACTGGGGTAGAGGTGGTGGTGGAGCATCCCGAAGATGCGCCTTCTAAATTTCAGCAGGCGGCCGCTGCGGGCAAAGGCCCGGATATCTGGATCTGGCCGCATGATCGCTTGGGTGAATGGATGACAGCAGGCTTGCTTAGCCCGATTACCCCATCCAAAAAAGTGCAGGGCGAGATCGATCCGCTGGCCTGGAAAGCCTTTACCGTAAATGGTAAGCAATGGGGTTATCCGATTGCGATTGAAGCGCTGGCGCTGATTTACAACAAAGACCTCGTGCCTGTGCCGCCAAAGAGCTTTGATGATGTGATGGCACTGGATAAAAAACTGGCCGCGCAGGGCAAAAAAGCCATTCTGTGGGATTACGGCGAGCCTTATTTTAGCTGGCCATTGCTCGCAGCAGGTGGCGCATATGCCTTTAAGCCTAAGGCCGATGGCACTTACGATGCGAAAGATGTGGGCGTCAACAATGCCGGTGCGATCGCGGGCTTAGAAACCATTAATAAAATGATTAAAACCGGCGTCATGCCAAAAAGCGCTACTTATGCCGATATGGAAGCCGGTGTAAATCAGGGCAAAATCGCCATGATGATCAACGGCCCATGGGCTTGGGATAATCTGAAAAAGAGCAAAATCAACTGGGGCGTAGCGCCTATCCCAACGATTAATGGCAAGCCGGGCGCGCCTTTTGTGGGTGTGTTGGGTGCGATGCTGAATCGCTCATCCAAGAATAAAGAGCTGGCGGTGGAGTTTTTAGAAAACCATATGCTCACCGTGCAAGGCCTTAAAACGGTTAACGCCGATGTGCCTTTGGGCGTGCCCGCCAATAAAGTGTTCTTTAATGAGCTGAAATCTGATCCGGCGATCAAAGCCTCGATGGAATCCGCTAAAGCGGGCCAGCCTATGCCTAATATCCCGGAAATGGGCCGCTTCTGGGCCTCATTAAAATCAGCACTGCAAAATGTAACGCAAGGCCGCCAAACCCCTAAGCAGGGTCTGGATGCTGCAGCGGCACGGATAGGTAGTAAGTAA